Proteins encoded within one genomic window of Flavobacterium gilvum:
- the fucO gene encoding lactaldehyde reductase: MSTIKRIILNEMSYYGAGSRSVLADEIKKRGLKKVFIVTDKDLIKFGVVEKVTAVLDAENIAYSFFSNVKQNPTVAQVKAGVQDFSTSGADAIVAIGGGSPIDTAKAIGIISNNPEFADVVSLEGVADTKNKCVPIIALPTTAGTAAEVTINYVITDEENVKKMVCVDPNAIPILSIVDAELMLTLPPSVTAATGMDALTHAIEGYITKGAWEMSDMFELKAIEMITKHLPVAVRNPSDIVARDGMAVAQYVAGMGFSNVGLGLVHGMAHPLGAYYDIPHGVANALLLPIVMEFNTESSIGKYAEIAKAMGVDVTNLSAEEAAVKAVKAVKDLAVEVGIPEKLRLLNVKEEDLEKISKSAFEDVCTPGNPREVTIKDILELYKKAF; encoded by the coding sequence ATGAGTACCATTAAACGAATTATTTTAAACGAGATGTCCTATTATGGGGCAGGAAGCAGATCTGTTCTTGCAGACGAAATTAAAAAAAGAGGCCTAAAGAAAGTATTTATCGTTACCGACAAAGACTTGATAAAATTTGGCGTAGTAGAAAAAGTAACAGCCGTTTTAGATGCAGAAAATATTGCATACAGTTTTTTTTCTAATGTAAAACAAAACCCAACCGTGGCGCAAGTGAAAGCTGGCGTACAGGATTTCAGCACCTCTGGGGCAGATGCGATTGTGGCAATTGGGGGAGGTTCACCTATAGACACCGCAAAAGCTATTGGAATAATTTCCAACAACCCTGAATTTGCCGATGTCGTTTCTTTGGAAGGAGTGGCTGACACAAAAAATAAATGTGTTCCAATCATTGCACTGCCAACAACAGCCGGAACTGCGGCCGAAGTTACCATCAACTACGTAATCACTGACGAAGAAAATGTAAAGAAGATGGTTTGTGTAGATCCAAATGCTATTCCAATTCTTTCCATTGTAGATGCGGAACTTATGTTAACTTTGCCTCCTAGCGTAACTGCCGCAACCGGAATGGATGCCTTGACGCACGCTATCGAAGGATATATAACAAAAGGAGCTTGGGAAATGTCGGATATGTTCGAACTAAAAGCCATTGAGATGATCACTAAACATTTGCCAGTGGCGGTTAGAAATCCTTCAGATATTGTAGCTCGTGATGGTATGGCTGTTGCACAATACGTAGCCGGAATGGGATTCTCCAACGTAGGATTAGGTTTGGTACACGGTATGGCTCACCCACTTGGTGCTTATTACGATATTCCACACGGAGTGGCCAATGCATTATTATTACCAATCGTAATGGAATTCAACACGGAATCTTCAATTGGGAAATATGCCGAAATAGCAAAAGCAATGGGAGTAGATGTGACAAATCTATCAGCTGAAGAGGCTGCAGTGAAAGCGGTGAAAGCGGTGAAAGACCTTGCCGTGGAAGTGGGTATTCCTGAAAAACTTCGCCTGTTGAACGTTAAAGAAGAAGATCTTGAAAAAATTTCAAAATCAGCTTTTGAAGATGTTTGTACACCGGGAAATCCTCGCGAAGTAACAATAAAAGACATATTGGAACTTTATAAAAAAGCATTTTAA
- a CDS encoding dihydrodipicolinate synthase family protein, producing the protein MNIKGVIPAMLTPLHPDGSINIEETKKLTQFLLDSGVDGLFPVSSIGEGIHFSIEDSIAVTKAVLEVVKDKVPVLPGATTSCSYDSIQLIKEYQKLGIKSVIIAPPYFYSTSDNDLIKHFEEVINQTGINIVAYNIPLFATPISDAVMQQLFENPKVIAIKDSGANGVTMMQMLNTVKSKKISTKLFIGREEMFLNALQFGMDGCMVGTASIYPEIIVAIKKHYESGNFEQAKICQESIVELVKTMFQLPFPLGFKIAMRKRGFKMGGIRKAIDFTKIPNAKAIEDKIEILLEKALATVNARVEVVYEEEAVW; encoded by the coding sequence ATGAATATCAAAGGTGTTATTCCAGCTATGCTTACTCCTCTTCACCCAGACGGAAGCATAAACATTGAAGAAACAAAAAAATTAACCCAATTTTTACTTGATTCCGGAGTTGATGGCTTATTTCCAGTGAGTTCGATAGGTGAGGGTATTCATTTTTCTATTGAAGATAGTATTGCTGTGACTAAAGCGGTTCTTGAGGTAGTAAAAGATAAAGTTCCTGTTTTACCAGGAGCAACAACTTCTTGTTCCTATGATTCTATCCAGCTTATAAAAGAATATCAAAAATTAGGAATAAAATCTGTCATTATTGCTCCTCCATACTTTTATTCTACATCTGACAATGATTTAATAAAACACTTCGAGGAAGTCATAAATCAAACAGGAATTAACATCGTTGCTTACAACATTCCTCTTTTCGCTACTCCAATAAGTGATGCCGTAATGCAACAACTTTTTGAAAACCCTAAGGTTATAGCTATAAAAGACTCTGGTGCAAATGGAGTTACGATGATGCAAATGTTAAATACCGTTAAGTCCAAAAAAATCTCTACCAAATTATTCATCGGAAGAGAAGAAATGTTTTTGAATGCACTTCAATTCGGAATGGATGGCTGTATGGTGGGAACCGCTAGTATTTATCCTGAAATCATTGTCGCTATCAAAAAACATTATGAATCCGGAAATTTTGAACAAGCAAAAATCTGTCAAGAATCAATCGTTGAATTAGTCAAAACTATGTTTCAATTGCCATTCCCACTAGGCTTTAAAATTGCAATGCGAAAAAGAGGTTTCAAAATGGGAGGAATCAGAAAAGCTATTGACTTCACAAAAATTCCAAACGCAAAAGCGATAGAAGATAAAATTGAAATCCTATTAGAAAAAGCACTAGCAACAGTAAACGCCAGAGTTGAAGTTGTCTATGAAGAAGAAGCTGTCTGGTAA